In one Achromobacter spanius genomic region, the following are encoded:
- the pstA gene encoding phosphate ABC transporter permease PstA, which translates to MAVSVLNMQNGIYRRRRVINRIMLTVSLTTLVFGLFWLFWIILTLLTRGAPALSYTLFTEITPPPGQTGGLINAIFGSVVMAGVGTLIGTPIGILAGTYLAEYGHRGWLAPATRFLNDVLLSAPSIIIGLFIYAVYVAQVGHYSGWAGALALSILVIPVVVRTTDNMLMLVPNSLREAAAALGCPKWRMITLVCYRAAKTGIITGVLLAIARISGETAPLLFTALSNQFLSFNMNAPMANLPVVIYQYAASPFKDWNDLAWAGATLITLLVLGINILARNMFRNK; encoded by the coding sequence ATGGCTGTATCCGTACTCAATATGCAGAATGGCATTTACCGCCGGCGCCGCGTGATCAACCGCATCATGCTGACGGTGTCGCTGACCACGCTGGTGTTCGGGTTGTTCTGGCTGTTCTGGATCATTCTGACCCTGCTGACCCGCGGCGCGCCCGCGTTGTCCTACACGCTGTTCACCGAGATCACACCGCCCCCCGGTCAAACGGGTGGCCTGATCAACGCGATTTTCGGCAGCGTGGTGATGGCAGGCGTCGGCACGCTGATCGGTACACCGATCGGCATTCTGGCGGGTACCTACCTGGCAGAATATGGCCATCGCGGCTGGCTCGCGCCCGCCACGCGGTTCCTGAACGACGTGCTGCTGTCGGCGCCGTCCATCATCATCGGTCTGTTCATCTACGCCGTGTATGTGGCGCAGGTGGGGCATTACTCGGGCTGGGCCGGTGCGCTGGCGCTGTCCATCCTGGTGATTCCGGTGGTGGTGCGCACCACCGACAACATGCTGATGCTGGTGCCCAACAGCCTGCGTGAAGCCGCGGCGGCGCTGGGTTGCCCCAAGTGGCGCATGATCACGCTGGTGTGCTATCGCGCCGCCAAGACCGGCATCATCACTGGCGTGCTGCTGGCCATTGCCCGGATCTCGGGCGAGACCGCGCCGCTGCTGTTCACGGCGCTGTCCAACCAGTTCTTGTCGTTCAACATGAACGCGCCGATGGCCAACCTGCCGGTCGTAATCTACCAATACGCCGCCAGCCCCTTCAAGGACTGGAATGACCTGGCCTGGGCCGGGGCCACGCTGATCACGCTGCTGGTGCTGGGCATCAACATCCTTGCCCGCAACATGTTCCGCAACAAGTAA
- a CDS encoding FecR domain-containing protein, with product MSTETPLSARDLRAIKEAATWYARLSSEATTANDRHAWSLWLASDAAHRAAWGKVEQVCRQMGRLPGSIARPTLAPAKASRRAVLRTIGLVAGAGAASWLGWRTLPWEGWAADYHSAVGERRNIKLADGSSMLMDTDTAVDVTFDAQARILDLRSGAILVSTHPDPAATPRPFLVRTRQGTATALGTRYTVKTEDGWTRVAVLEKSVRIEPVQGQGAVVLHAGQQARFSRDTVAPPSQTTSLPRHGLVATSSRWTCRWANWRPSWADIGAAVWRATPMLPTCWCRALFRWTTPIRPWPR from the coding sequence ATGTCTACGGAGACACCGCTCAGCGCGCGGGATCTGCGCGCCATCAAGGAGGCCGCCACCTGGTACGCGCGCCTTAGTTCGGAAGCCACTACCGCCAACGATCGCCACGCCTGGAGCCTCTGGCTCGCCAGCGACGCCGCCCACCGCGCCGCGTGGGGCAAGGTCGAGCAGGTCTGCCGCCAGATGGGCCGCCTGCCAGGCAGCATCGCCCGCCCCACGCTGGCGCCGGCCAAGGCGTCGCGCCGCGCAGTGTTGCGTACCATCGGCCTCGTGGCAGGCGCCGGCGCCGCCTCCTGGCTGGGATGGCGCACCCTGCCGTGGGAAGGCTGGGCTGCCGACTACCACAGCGCCGTCGGCGAACGGCGCAACATCAAGCTTGCGGACGGCTCGTCCATGCTGATGGACACCGATACCGCCGTCGACGTCACGTTCGACGCCCAGGCGCGCATCCTGGACCTGCGATCGGGCGCCATTCTGGTATCCACGCATCCCGACCCCGCCGCCACGCCGCGCCCCTTCCTCGTACGAACGCGCCAGGGCACGGCCACCGCGCTAGGCACGCGTTACACGGTCAAGACCGAAGATGGCTGGACGCGCGTGGCCGTCCTGGAAAAGTCGGTCCGCATTGAGCCCGTACAAGGGCAGGGGGCCGTCGTCCTGCATGCTGGCCAGCAGGCGCGGTTCAGCCGAGACACCGTCGCCCCCCCAAGCCAAACGACATCACTACCGCGGCATGGACTAGTGGCAACCTCGTCGCGTTGGACATGCCGCTGGGCCAACTGGCGGCCGAGCTGGGCAGATATCGGCGCGGCGGTCTGGCGTGCGACGCCGATGTTGCCCACCTGCTGGTGTCGGGCTCTTTTCCGCTGGACAACACCGATCAGGCCCTGGCCGCGTTGA
- the ppk1 gene encoding polyphosphate kinase 1: protein MPTRPPGEPLLMNRELSLLKFNERVLAMAENPKTPLLERLRYVCIVSSNLDEFFEIRISSLKEQQLQSPNLVGPDGMTPDQAFENVQHAVHALVARQYNLLNDDILPAMQAEGITLHHASEWNAEQQEWARQVFNRDVMPLLTPIGLDPAHPFPRVYNKSLNFIVSLSGADAFGRQASIAVVQAPRALPRLIKMPPELSGHPEGFILLTSLLRAFVGELFPGLEMLGCYQWRVTRNSDLFVDEEEVTNLRHALQGELSQRNFGAAVRLEIDKLTPVELETFLQREFSLKAEDTYRVPGPVNLSRLMQLCNSDLRPDLLFPEYRAPVPAPFDRVGDKPHELFEAVAAQDRLLHHPYQSFQPVIDFLTAAALDPDVMAIKQTIYRTGEDSELMKILLAAARAGKEVTVVVELMARFDEQTNINWASKLEEVGAHVVYGVVAHKTHAKMAVVLRREKGRLRRYAHLGTGNYHPRTARLYTDFGLLTADPKLCEDMDKVFAQLTGLGARRSLKALMQSPFTMHDGMVALIRAEARAAKAGKRARIMAKMNSLLEEQIIEELYKASQAGVKIDLIVRGVCALRAGVSGLSENIRVRSIVGRFLEHSRVFYFYADGEETVYLSSADWMDRNFFRRVEIAFPIYDKILKKRVIDEAFTYALRDNQLAWQQQADGDYARVKSRREPFNLHQYLMQKLGV, encoded by the coding sequence ATGCCCACACGCCCGCCTGGCGAGCCTTTGCTCATGAATCGCGAGTTGTCGCTGCTCAAATTCAACGAACGCGTGCTGGCGATGGCGGAAAATCCGAAAACGCCGCTGCTGGAGCGACTGCGCTACGTGTGCATTGTCAGCTCCAATCTGGATGAGTTTTTTGAAATCCGGATTTCCAGCCTGAAAGAGCAGCAGCTTCAATCGCCCAATCTGGTGGGTCCCGATGGGATGACGCCGGACCAGGCCTTTGAAAACGTCCAGCATGCCGTGCATGCCCTGGTGGCGCGGCAATACAACCTGCTTAACGACGACATCCTGCCCGCCATGCAGGCTGAGGGCATCACCCTGCATCACGCTTCCGAATGGAACGCCGAGCAGCAGGAATGGGCGCGCCAGGTGTTCAACCGCGATGTGATGCCGTTGCTGACGCCCATCGGGCTGGATCCGGCGCATCCCTTTCCCCGCGTCTACAACAAGAGCCTGAACTTCATTGTGTCGCTGTCGGGCGCCGACGCCTTTGGCCGGCAAGCTTCGATTGCCGTGGTGCAGGCCCCGCGCGCCCTGCCGCGTCTGATCAAGATGCCGCCCGAGCTGTCCGGCCACCCCGAAGGCTTCATCCTGCTGACGTCCTTGCTGCGGGCCTTCGTGGGGGAACTGTTTCCTGGCCTGGAAATGCTGGGCTGCTACCAGTGGCGCGTCACCCGCAACAGCGACCTGTTCGTGGATGAGGAAGAAGTCACCAACCTGCGCCATGCGCTGCAGGGCGAGCTGTCACAGCGTAATTTCGGCGCCGCGGTACGCCTGGAAATCGACAAGCTCACCCCCGTCGAACTTGAAACCTTCCTGCAGCGTGAATTCTCGCTGAAGGCCGAGGACACCTATCGCGTGCCCGGTCCGGTGAACCTGTCGCGCCTGATGCAGTTGTGCAATTCCGACCTGCGCCCCGATCTGCTGTTTCCGGAGTACCGGGCCCCGGTTCCCGCGCCGTTCGACCGGGTGGGCGACAAACCGCACGAACTGTTCGAGGCGGTGGCCGCCCAGGACCGCCTGCTGCATCACCCCTACCAGTCGTTCCAGCCCGTGATCGACTTCCTGACGGCGGCGGCGCTGGACCCCGACGTCATGGCCATCAAGCAGACCATCTACCGCACGGGTGAAGATTCCGAGCTGATGAAGATCCTGCTTGCGGCGGCGCGGGCCGGCAAGGAAGTGACGGTGGTGGTGGAGCTGATGGCGCGCTTTGACGAGCAGACCAACATCAACTGGGCGTCCAAGCTGGAAGAGGTGGGGGCGCACGTGGTGTACGGCGTCGTGGCCCACAAGACGCACGCCAAGATGGCCGTGGTGCTGCGCCGCGAAAAGGGCCGTTTGCGCCGCTACGCCCACCTGGGCACCGGCAACTACCACCCCCGCACCGCGCGCCTGTACACCGACTTTGGCTTGCTGACCGCCGACCCGAAGTTGTGCGAGGACATGGACAAGGTGTTCGCGCAACTGACCGGGCTGGGCGCGCGTCGTTCGCTCAAGGCGCTGATGCAGTCGCCCTTCACCATGCACGACGGAATGGTGGCCCTGATACGCGCGGAGGCGCGAGCGGCCAAGGCGGGCAAGCGCGCGCGCATCATGGCAAAGATGAATTCGCTGCTGGAAGAGCAGATTATCGAAGAGCTCTACAAAGCCAGCCAGGCGGGGGTCAAGATCGACCTGATCGTGCGCGGGGTGTGTGCGCTGCGCGCCGGTGTGTCGGGGTTGTCGGAAAACATCCGCGTGCGGTCCATCGTGGGCCGCTTCCTGGAGCATTCGCGCGTGTTCTATTTCTACGCCGACGGCGAGGAAACGGTCTATTTATCTTCAGCCGACTGGATGGACCGCAATTTCTTCCGCCGCGTGGAAATTGCCTTCCCCATCTACGACAAGATCCTGAAAAAACGGGTGATAGACGAAGCGTTCACCTACGCGCTGCGCGATAACCAATTGGCGTGGCAACAGCAGGCCGACGGCGATTACGCCCGCGTGAAAAGCCGCCGTGAACCCTTCAACCTGCACCAATACCTGATGCAGAAGCTGGGCGTTTAA
- the pstB gene encoding phosphate ABC transporter ATP-binding protein PstB has protein sequence MENTATAVKNKIEVKNLNFYYGKFHAIRNVNMSIQEKKVTAFIGPSGCGKSTLLRTFNRMFELYPGQRAEGEIVLDGENLLTTKTDISLIRAKIGMVFQKPTPFPMSIYDNIAFGVRLFERLSKGEMDERVEWALSKAALWNEVKDKLHQSGNSLSGGQQQRLCIARGVAIKPEVLLLDEPCSALDPISTAKIEELIAELKNDYTVVIVTHNMQQAARCSDYTAYMYLGELMEFGQTDQIFVKPSRKETEDYITGRFG, from the coding sequence ATGGAAAACACCGCTACCGCCGTCAAGAACAAGATCGAGGTCAAGAACCTGAACTTCTACTACGGCAAGTTCCATGCGATCCGCAATGTGAACATGTCGATCCAGGAGAAGAAGGTCACCGCCTTCATCGGCCCCTCGGGCTGCGGCAAGTCGACGCTGTTGCGCACGTTCAACCGCATGTTTGAACTCTATCCGGGCCAGCGCGCCGAGGGCGAGATCGTTCTGGACGGCGAGAACCTGCTGACGACCAAGACCGATATCTCGCTGATCCGCGCCAAGATCGGCATGGTGTTCCAGAAGCCCACGCCGTTTCCGATGAGCATCTACGACAACATCGCGTTTGGCGTGCGTCTGTTCGAACGCCTGTCCAAGGGCGAAATGGACGAACGCGTGGAATGGGCCTTGAGCAAGGCCGCGCTGTGGAACGAAGTGAAAGACAAGCTGCACCAAAGCGGCAACAGCCTGTCGGGCGGCCAGCAACAGCGTTTGTGCATTGCGCGTGGCGTGGCCATCAAGCCGGAAGTGCTGCTGCTGGACGAGCCGTGTTCCGCGCTGGACCCGATTTCCACCGCCAAGATCGAAGAGCTGATCGCCGAACTGAAGAACGACTACACCGTCGTGATCGTGACGCACAACATGCAGCAGGCCGCGCGCTGCTCGGACTACACTGCCTACATGTACCTGGGCGAGCTCATGGAATTCGGCCAGACCGACCAGATCTTCGTGAAGCCCTCGCGCAAGGAAACCGAGGACTACATCACGGGCCGCTTCGGCTGA
- a CDS encoding sigma-70 family RNA polymerase sigma factor has protein sequence MHTLYSDNHGWLLGWLRRRVGDPFDAADLMQDTFVRVLKTHTGRCGAANADPAAEIREPRAYLATIAKSLMIDFFRRQTLERTYLEVLAALPPQEVPSLETQAVLRSALIEIDAMLDGLGLKVKQAFLMAQCEDLPYAEIARRLGISRRSVDNYLARAMAHCCLLLP, from the coding sequence ATGCATACGCTTTACAGCGACAACCATGGGTGGCTGCTGGGGTGGTTGCGCCGTCGTGTGGGCGATCCTTTCGACGCGGCTGATTTAATGCAGGACACCTTCGTCAGGGTGTTGAAGACGCATACAGGGCGATGCGGCGCGGCCAACGCCGACCCGGCCGCTGAGATTCGGGAACCGCGCGCCTATCTGGCGACCATTGCCAAAAGCCTGATGATCGATTTCTTCCGGCGCCAAACGCTGGAGCGGACCTATCTCGAGGTTTTGGCCGCACTCCCACCGCAGGAGGTGCCTTCGCTCGAAACGCAGGCCGTGTTGCGTAGCGCCTTGATCGAGATTGACGCCATGCTCGACGGACTCGGCTTAAAGGTCAAGCAGGCCTTCTTGATGGCGCAGTGCGAAGACCTTCCCTATGCTGAGATTGCCCGCCGTCTGGGGATATCGCGTCGCAGCGTGGACAATTATCTGGCGCGCGCCATGGCGCATTGCTGCCTGCTCTTGCCGTGA
- a CDS encoding DEAD/DEAH box helicase family protein, protein MLALKPISSPNSGFRPGQLGALHSVAAHFSVYDEPAIVSLPTGYGKTAVIMALPFLLCSNRVLVVEPTDVLRRQTSAHFGELSTLRKLKVLPAEAGNPHVHPQKGRPLSADEWLAFKTFDVVVSTPASTSPVLEPVSPADLFDLIIFDEAHHAPADTFGFMVGRTFHGGARMRYRGATRLARSRGEEQSRLWQGLPYLLPGGIHQPELSPDVGGLGSERGTVVPGKVAYRTFLHVGTVRRDHSLRWQQSAYVGDFLGEFRNLRRVSARKTGLDPLSGDLRHSPRGLSQAFCLWRIDFVSQLQTGPLVVRHGALARGDLSLSGTLRAWSGIGHAATPNTLGCMASAGLDWVGDRPISTHYGHSSAACQDRQV, encoded by the coding sequence ATGCTGGCTTTGAAACCCATTAGCAGTCCGAACTCGGGTTTTAGGCCAGGCCAGTTGGGCGCTCTTCATTCTGTGGCGGCCCACTTTTCGGTCTACGACGAGCCGGCCATAGTGTCTTTGCCGACTGGATATGGGAAGACTGCCGTGATCATGGCGCTTCCTTTTTTGTTGTGCTCAAACCGTGTGCTGGTGGTGGAACCCACGGATGTGCTGAGACGACAGACCTCGGCCCACTTCGGTGAACTGTCGACGCTACGCAAGCTCAAGGTCTTACCGGCGGAGGCAGGAAATCCTCATGTACATCCACAGAAGGGCAGGCCATTGAGCGCCGATGAATGGCTTGCCTTTAAAACTTTCGATGTGGTCGTGTCCACGCCAGCGAGCACCTCGCCGGTCCTGGAGCCCGTAAGTCCCGCAGATCTATTCGATTTGATTATCTTTGACGAGGCGCACCATGCTCCAGCAGACACTTTCGGCTTTATGGTCGGCAGGACTTTTCACGGGGGCGCTCGCATGAGATATAGGGGCGCGACGAGGTTAGCGCGCAGTAGAGGGGAGGAGCAATCTCGGCTTTGGCAGGGACTACCTTATCTCTTGCCAGGCGGAATTCACCAGCCCGAACTTTCACCTGATGTCGGTGGCCTCGGCTCCGAGCGAGGTACGGTCGTACCTGGGAAAGTTGCGTACCGTACATTCCTTCATGTAGGTACGGTACGGAGGGATCACAGCTTGCGATGGCAACAGTCCGCGTATGTAGGTGATTTTCTGGGAGAATTTCGGAACCTCAGGCGGGTGAGCGCACGTAAAACCGGCCTCGATCCGCTGTCTGGTGACTTGCGTCATTCCCCGCGTGGCCTATCGCAGGCGTTCTGCCTGTGGAGGATTGATTTTGTGTCTCAACTTCAAACGGGGCCGCTAGTTGTTCGGCATGGAGCCCTTGCTCGTGGCGACCTGAGCTTGTCCGGCACACTGCGGGCGTGGTCTGGTATCGGCCATGCGGCCACGCCCAATACGCTGGGCTGCATGGCCTCCGCGGGCTTGGACTGGGTTGGTGACAGGCCGATTTCGACCCATTACGGCCACTCAAGCGCGGCTTGCCAAGATCGGCAGGTTTGA
- the ppx gene encoding exopolyphosphatase has translation MDQLLAAVDLGSNSFRLSIGRIVQQDGTPQIYQIDRLKETVRLAAGLDAEKRLGDDAIERAIAVLERFGDRLRSFHPNRVRAVATNTFRVARNTRDFLPRAEAALGFPIEVIAGREEARLIFSGVVHTLPPSPNKRLVIDIGGGSTEVIIGKGHEPGLMSSLYMGCVSYSRQFFSDGVVDAHQMKQAELAARREIEVIAKQYRKMGWKEAYGSSGTAKALFAILTESRFSDRGITRAGLAKLKDRIVRSGRVIPSELPGIKIERSDVLPGGLAIMTALFDELGIDVMHTGDGALRLGVLYDLLGRDDEHDKRDESVRQFMKRYHVDVNQARRVRHAALTLFDAMFPEGQERAELRPALGWAADLHEVGVSIAHNAYHKHTAYVLENADMPGFSRADQQLLALLALGHQGKLTKLEPLIRTRAQWKAILSLRLAVLLFRRRGEIEPLPLTASVRESSIVVRVNRDWLTQHPLSDFTLRAEEAEWNKVGFSFELLEF, from the coding sequence ATGGATCAACTTCTGGCCGCGGTGGACCTCGGGTCCAACAGCTTCCGCCTCTCTATCGGACGCATCGTTCAACAGGACGGTACGCCCCAGATCTACCAGATCGATCGTCTCAAGGAAACCGTTCGGCTTGCCGCCGGGCTGGACGCCGAGAAACGCCTGGGCGATGACGCCATCGAACGCGCCATCGCCGTTCTCGAACGATTTGGCGACCGCCTGCGCAGCTTCCACCCCAACCGGGTGCGCGCGGTTGCCACCAACACGTTTCGCGTCGCGCGCAACACGCGCGACTTCCTGCCGCGCGCGGAAGCCGCGCTGGGCTTTCCCATTGAAGTCATCGCGGGCCGCGAAGAAGCCCGCCTGATCTTTTCGGGCGTGGTCCACACGCTGCCCCCGTCCCCCAACAAGCGCCTGGTCATCGACATCGGCGGTGGGTCCACCGAAGTCATCATCGGCAAGGGCCATGAGCCCGGCTTGATGTCGTCGTTGTACATGGGCTGCGTCAGCTACAGCCGCCAGTTCTTTTCGGACGGCGTGGTGGACGCGCACCAGATGAAGCAGGCAGAGCTTGCGGCGCGGCGCGAAATCGAAGTCATCGCGAAGCAGTACCGCAAGATGGGCTGGAAAGAAGCCTATGGCTCGTCCGGTACGGCCAAGGCGCTATTCGCCATCCTGACCGAAAGCCGCTTTTCCGACCGCGGCATCACCCGCGCCGGCCTGGCCAAGCTGAAAGACCGCATCGTGCGCTCGGGCCGCGTCATCCCTTCCGAGCTGCCCGGCATCAAGATCGAGCGTTCGGATGTGCTGCCGGGCGGGCTGGCCATCATGACCGCCCTGTTCGACGAATTGGGCATCGACGTCATGCATACCGGCGACGGCGCACTGCGCCTGGGCGTGCTGTATGACCTGCTGGGCCGCGACGACGAACACGACAAGCGCGACGAATCGGTGCGCCAGTTCATGAAGCGCTACCACGTAGACGTGAATCAAGCGCGCCGTGTCCGCCATGCCGCCCTGACCTTATTCGACGCGATGTTCCCCGAAGGCCAGGAACGCGCTGAACTGCGCCCCGCGCTGGGCTGGGCGGCCGACCTGCACGAAGTGGGGGTGTCGATTGCGCACAATGCGTACCACAAGCACACCGCCTACGTGCTGGAAAACGCCGACATGCCGGGCTTCTCGCGCGCCGACCAACAACTGCTGGCATTGCTGGCGCTTGGCCACCAGGGCAAGCTGACCAAGCTGGAGCCGTTGATTCGCACCCGGGCGCAATGGAAAGCCATCCTGAGCCTGCGCCTGGCCGTGCTGCTGTTCCGCCGCCGTGGCGAAATCGAGCCGCTGCCGCTGACCGCATCGGTGCGCGAAAGCTCCATCGTCGTGCGCGTCAACCGCGACTGGCTGACCCAACACCCCTTGAGCGACTTCACGCTACGCGCCGAAGAAGCGGAATGGAACAAGGTAGGCTTTTCGTTCGAGCTGCTGGAGTTCTAG
- the pstS gene encoding phosphate ABC transporter substrate-binding protein PstS, translating into MFKRVFKQVSVGVALSAAVFAVQAANVTGAGASFPYPVYAKWASDYKAATNNAINYQSIGSGGGQQQIIAKTVDFGASDDPMKAADLEKNGLLQFPAVIGGTVPVVHIDGVEPGKLKLSGPVLADIFLGKIKKWDDNAIKALNPDVKLPSADIIVVHRSDGSGTTFGWTNYLSKVSADWKSQVGEGKAVKWPTGQGGKGNEGVAAYVGQLKNSIGYVEYAYAKQNKLAWTQLQNKDGKFVQPEQSAFAAAAANADWKSAPGMGVILTNEPGADSWPVTAATFILIHKSQAKPAQGKAVLDFFDWAFKNGAKSAADLDYVPLPEAVTKQIRAAWGEIKATDGTPVWK; encoded by the coding sequence ATGTTCAAACGTGTCTTCAAACAAGTTTCCGTGGGCGTCGCGCTGAGCGCCGCTGTATTTGCCGTGCAAGCCGCCAACGTGACTGGCGCCGGCGCCTCGTTCCCGTACCCGGTCTACGCCAAGTGGGCGTCGGACTACAAGGCGGCCACCAACAACGCCATCAACTACCAGTCGATCGGTTCGGGCGGCGGCCAGCAACAGATCATCGCCAAGACCGTCGATTTCGGCGCTTCGGACGATCCCATGAAGGCGGCTGACCTGGAAAAGAACGGTCTGCTGCAGTTCCCCGCCGTGATCGGCGGCACCGTGCCCGTCGTGCACATCGACGGCGTGGAACCGGGCAAGCTGAAGCTGTCGGGCCCCGTGTTGGCCGACATCTTCCTGGGCAAGATCAAGAAGTGGGACGACAACGCCATCAAGGCGCTGAACCCCGACGTGAAGCTGCCTTCGGCCGACATCATCGTGGTGCACCGTTCGGATGGCTCGGGCACGACCTTCGGCTGGACCAACTACCTGTCCAAGGTCTCGGCTGACTGGAAGTCGCAAGTCGGTGAAGGCAAGGCCGTCAAGTGGCCCACCGGTCAAGGCGGCAAGGGTAACGAAGGCGTCGCCGCCTACGTTGGCCAGCTGAAGAACTCGATCGGCTATGTGGAATACGCCTACGCCAAGCAGAACAAGCTGGCCTGGACGCAACTGCAGAACAAGGACGGCAAGTTCGTCCAGCCCGAGCAGTCGGCATTCGCTGCCGCGGCCGCAAACGCCGACTGGAAGAGCGCGCCGGGCATGGGCGTGATCCTGACCAACGAACCGGGTGCGGATTCGTGGCCCGTTACGGCAGCCACCTTTATCCTGATCCACAAGTCGCAAGCCAAGCCGGCGCAAGGCAAGGCCGTGCTGGACTTCTTTGACTGGGCGTTCAAGAACGGCGCCAAGTCGGCCGCGGATCTGGACTACGTGCCGCTGCCGGAAGCCGTGACCAAGCAAATCCGCGCCGCCTGGGGCGAAATCAAAGCCACCGACGGCACCCCCGTCTGGAAGTAG
- the pstC gene encoding phosphate ABC transporter permease subunit PstC: MSAVMDNSVPLPPSVADSVTTGTPSPMKQNKNALMDALFKNLTRLFAFLVFILLAAILVSLIYGSRESLAKYGLSFLWLNDWDPVNQNYGAVVPIIGTLLTSAIALIIAVPVSFGIAIFLTELSPTWLRRPLGTAVEMLAAIPSIIYGMWGLFVFVPVFQQYVQPFLIATLGNVPIIGGLFAGPPFGIGIFTAGLILSIMIIPFIAAVMRDVFELVPAMLKESAYGLGSTTWEVMWRVVLPFTKSGVIGGVMLGLGRALGETMAVTFVIGNAFKWSGSLFSPGNSIASALANEFNEAGGIQKSALLELGLILFLITTIVLALAKVLLVRLSAGEGKKT; encoded by the coding sequence ATGAGCGCGGTAATGGATAATAGTGTGCCGCTTCCGCCCAGCGTGGCGGACTCCGTGACTACCGGCACGCCTTCGCCTATGAAGCAAAATAAAAACGCGCTGATGGATGCGCTATTCAAGAATCTGACCCGCCTGTTCGCCTTCCTGGTGTTCATTTTGCTGGCGGCCATTCTTGTGTCCCTGATCTACGGCAGTCGAGAATCGCTGGCCAAATATGGCTTGTCGTTCCTGTGGCTGAATGATTGGGATCCCGTCAACCAGAACTACGGCGCCGTGGTGCCCATCATCGGCACGCTGCTGACCTCGGCCATTGCCTTGATCATCGCCGTGCCGGTCTCGTTCGGTATCGCCATCTTCCTGACGGAACTGTCGCCGACCTGGCTACGCCGCCCCTTGGGCACGGCCGTGGAAATGCTGGCGGCCATTCCGTCCATCATCTACGGCATGTGGGGCCTATTCGTCTTCGTGCCGGTGTTCCAGCAGTATGTGCAGCCGTTCCTGATCGCCACGCTGGGCAACGTGCCCATCATCGGCGGACTGTTCGCGGGGCCGCCGTTCGGCATCGGGATTTTCACCGCCGGCCTGATCCTGTCGATCATGATCATCCCGTTCATCGCCGCGGTGATGCGCGACGTGTTCGAGCTGGTGCCGGCCATGTTGAAGGAATCGGCTTACGGCTTGGGCAGCACAACCTGGGAAGTCATGTGGCGCGTGGTGTTGCCCTTCACCAAGTCGGGCGTCATCGGCGGCGTCATGCTGGGTCTGGGCCGAGCCTTGGGCGAGACGATGGCCGTCACGTTCGTGATCGGCAACGCCTTCAAGTGGTCGGGGTCGCTGTTTTCTCCGGGCAACTCGATCGCCTCGGCGCTGGCCAACGAATTCAATGAAGCGGGCGGCATTCAAAAGTCGGCGTTGCTGGAACTGGGCTTGATCCTGTTCCTGATCACGACGATCGTGCTGGCCCTGGCCAAAGTGCTGCTGGTTCGCCTGTCCGCCGGCGAAGGCAAGAAAACCTGA
- a CDS encoding GNAT family N-acetyltransferase, which produces MLELARTTPSRNPAEPWKGNTPKVLVVGLARTAEEIEQIQRLRYDVFTEDMGAVFPDAHDGIEHDRFDPFCEHLMVREMDTGRVVGTYRILTPEKAREAGGYYAQSEFDLSGLGPIRDQLVEVGRSCTHSDYRNGAVIMLLWSGLTEYLRRGGYEYVLGCASVSLRDDGVTAAEVWRTISSQLPRNGDPHVTPLHRYPVEKLNSTLPARVPPLIKGYLKLGAKVCGEPAWDPDFNAADFPVLLNMEWMDERYRRHFGLDQPTAINGQR; this is translated from the coding sequence ATGCTTGAATTAGCACGCACCACCCCAAGCCGTAATCCCGCTGAACCCTGGAAGGGCAACACCCCGAAAGTGTTGGTGGTGGGCCTGGCGCGCACGGCTGAAGAAATCGAGCAGATCCAACGTCTGCGCTACGACGTCTTCACTGAAGACATGGGCGCGGTGTTTCCCGACGCGCATGATGGCATCGAGCACGATCGCTTCGACCCTTTTTGCGAACACCTGATGGTGCGCGAGATGGATACGGGCCGCGTCGTGGGCACGTATCGCATCCTTACGCCGGAAAAGGCGCGCGAAGCGGGCGGCTACTACGCGCAATCAGAATTTGATCTTTCCGGGCTGGGTCCCATTCGCGACCAACTGGTTGAAGTGGGCCGGTCGTGCACCCATTCCGATTACCGCAACGGCGCGGTGATCATGTTGCTGTGGTCGGGCCTGACGGAATACCTGCGGCGCGGCGGCTACGAATACGTGTTGGGTTGCGCCAGCGTCAGCTTGCGGGACGATGGCGTTACCGCCGCCGAAGTCTGGCGCACCATCTCGTCGCAATTGCCTCGCAATGGCGACCCCCATGTGACCCCGCTGCACCGTTATCCGGTGGAAAAGCTCAACAGCACCTTGCCTGCCCGCGTTCCGCCGCTGATCAAGGGCTACTTGAAGCTGGGCGCCAAGGTCTGTGGCGAACCCGCCTGGGATCCGGACTTCAATGCCGCGGACTTCCCGGTGCTGCTGAACATGGAGTGGATGGACGAGCGCTACCGCCGCCACTTCGGCCTGGACCAACCCACGGCCATCAACGGCCAGCGCTGA